One Streptomyces sp. ML-6 genomic region harbors:
- a CDS encoding lantibiotic dehydratase, whose product MPRDRDEPRVDAADPVPGLRLLAADPLLRQAVEVASGSLALGLRRLDTDEGAAALGPKRTLSAARTLTRYARRAGGRPTPFGLFAGVGRAVFGPAAGARLTGPGQVAVRLDGGWLHRRVLDWLAVPAVRRRTDVVLNDLCVRRDGRLTLHTGGREVSVRDNALVAAVREAAGRPVPYAALLDELDARFPAVAADRIDGLLAGLVQHGFLLTALTPHRIDAALLDRVEAAVDGAVPGAAEGLRAVRAAATAHEAHPPGEGRDSWRALLTAVRAMDGDGAAADDGGRPPVHVDLRMPADIVLPEAVGEEIRRYAAAIWAMTPQWTTLDHMREYRDRFIERYGTACAVPLADLVDPHRGLGLPPEYGALAPDRPRTGSGSGDDPDRPRRAAIAELTQQAILDGGDIELTDADVARLAEAAGHLPVSRPPRTLELCFQILADSREALDRGDFLLLGSPHIGSWTAGATAGRFAALTGLTDDLARLVAGPATGPGDEDVLVAQVDVAPSDPRSLNIVQVPPLLPYRIPIGVADDRGDPHCLDWRTLLVAAGENGLRLLHAPTGRQVVPVLPHMLALDTQAPPVARFLCDLAAARPRVWSGWDWAGLDILPYLPSVRYGRVLTAPRRWLADRRLRDAARSPDAAVWAAGLRDWRRRGRVPDRVQIARNDQMFPVDLRDPWDQGLLRAELTAKEPRFQLYEDLTADGTGLGWNSGHSTEIVVPLVRAPHAPPAASPDAPAPLARSGIRLAPTAVHLPGEDWLTVKLYAEQATHDDLLAEDLPALLAEVEEDLDRWFFIRYRDPDPHLRIRLHGDPAVLRDRVLPAVARHVRRLTGSGAARTMTLDVYRPETDRYLGPAAQEAVEELFLTDSRSALLQLRARRAGAAAVPPEVLAAAGHAVLLDSLGDWDWCAWADHMFTKGPDHEAYQRHRALADRLVRPGDVPGDTARTVAAGLGVPALAELWADAPEARAYGKLVLAADEADRDEAVLSLLHMRHNRLFGIDAAAEARGYAVLRGAARTHVARRDHEARSSARRAR is encoded by the coding sequence CGAAGCGCACCCTCAGCGCCGCCCGGACCCTCACCCGCTACGCGCGCCGGGCCGGTGGCCGCCCCACCCCCTTCGGCCTGTTCGCGGGCGTCGGCAGGGCCGTGTTCGGACCCGCCGCCGGGGCCCGGCTCACCGGCCCCGGCCAGGTGGCGGTCCGCCTCGACGGCGGCTGGCTGCACCGCCGGGTGCTCGACTGGCTCGCCGTCCCCGCGGTCCGCCGCCGGACCGACGTCGTCCTGAACGACCTGTGCGTACGGCGGGACGGACGGCTCACCCTGCACACCGGCGGACGCGAGGTCTCGGTACGGGACAACGCCCTCGTCGCCGCGGTCCGCGAGGCCGCCGGGCGGCCCGTACCGTACGCCGCCCTCCTGGACGAGCTGGACGCCCGCTTCCCCGCCGTCGCCGCGGACCGCATCGACGGCCTGCTCGCCGGCCTCGTCCAGCACGGCTTCCTGCTCACCGCGCTCACCCCGCACCGCATCGACGCCGCCCTCCTCGACCGCGTCGAGGCCGCCGTGGACGGGGCCGTGCCGGGCGCCGCCGAGGGACTGCGGGCGGTCCGCGCCGCCGCCACCGCCCACGAGGCGCACCCGCCCGGGGAGGGACGGGACTCCTGGCGCGCCCTGCTCACCGCCGTCCGGGCCATGGACGGCGACGGGGCGGCGGCCGACGACGGCGGACGGCCCCCCGTCCACGTGGACCTGCGGATGCCCGCCGACATCGTGCTGCCCGAGGCGGTCGGGGAGGAGATCCGTCGCTACGCCGCCGCGATCTGGGCGATGACCCCGCAGTGGACCACCCTCGACCACATGCGGGAGTACCGCGACCGGTTCATCGAGCGGTACGGGACCGCCTGCGCCGTCCCGCTCGCCGACCTCGTCGACCCGCACCGCGGCCTCGGCCTGCCGCCCGAGTACGGCGCCCTCGCGCCCGACCGCCCCCGCACCGGTTCCGGTTCCGGCGACGACCCCGACCGCCCCCGCCGCGCCGCGATCGCCGAACTCACCCAGCAGGCGATCCTCGACGGCGGTGACATCGAGCTCACCGACGCCGACGTGGCGCGGCTGGCCGAGGCCGCCGGGCACCTCCCGGTGAGCCGCCCGCCGCGCACCCTCGAACTCTGCTTCCAGATCCTCGCGGACAGCCGGGAGGCCCTCGACCGCGGCGACTTCCTGCTCCTGGGCAGCCCGCACATCGGCTCCTGGACCGCCGGGGCGACCGCCGGCCGCTTCGCCGCCCTCACCGGGCTCACCGACGACCTCGCCCGGCTGGTGGCGGGCCCCGCGACCGGCCCCGGCGACGAGGACGTCCTCGTCGCCCAGGTCGACGTCGCGCCGAGCGACCCGCGCTCGCTGAACATCGTGCAGGTGCCGCCGCTGCTGCCGTACCGCATCCCCATCGGCGTCGCCGACGACCGCGGCGACCCGCACTGCCTGGACTGGCGCACCCTCCTGGTCGCGGCGGGCGAGAACGGGCTGCGGCTGCTGCACGCCCCGACCGGCCGTCAGGTCGTCCCCGTCCTCCCGCACATGCTGGCCCTCGACACCCAGGCACCGCCCGTCGCCCGCTTCCTCTGCGACCTCGCGGCGGCCCGGCCCCGGGTCTGGTCCGGCTGGGACTGGGCGGGGCTCGACATCCTCCCGTACCTGCCGAGCGTCCGGTACGGACGGGTGCTGACCGCGCCGCGCCGCTGGCTCGCGGACCGCCGGCTGCGGGACGCCGCCCGGTCGCCGGACGCGGCCGTGTGGGCGGCGGGCCTGCGCGACTGGCGCCGCCGGGGCCGGGTGCCGGACCGCGTCCAGATCGCCCGCAACGACCAGATGTTCCCGGTCGACCTGCGCGACCCGTGGGACCAGGGGCTGCTGCGCGCCGAACTGACCGCGAAGGAACCCCGGTTCCAGCTGTACGAGGACCTCACCGCGGACGGCACCGGGCTCGGCTGGAACTCCGGGCACAGCACCGAGATCGTCGTCCCGCTGGTCCGCGCTCCGCACGCCCCGCCGGCCGCTTCCCCGGACGCGCCGGCGCCGCTCGCCAGGTCCGGCATCAGGCTCGCGCCCACCGCGGTCCATCTGCCCGGCGAGGACTGGCTGACCGTCAAGCTGTACGCCGAACAGGCCACCCACGACGACCTCCTCGCCGAGGACCTCCCCGCCCTGCTGGCCGAGGTCGAGGAGGACCTCGACCGCTGGTTCTTCATCCGCTACCGCGACCCCGACCCGCATCTGCGGATCCGGCTGCACGGCGACCCGGCCGTCCTGCGGGACCGGGTCCTGCCCGCCGTCGCCCGGCACGTGCGCCGGCTGACCGGGTCCGGCGCGGCGCGGACGATGACGCTGGACGTGTACCGCCCGGAGACCGACCGCTACCTCGGCCCCGCCGCGCAGGAGGCCGTCGAGGAACTCTTCCTGACCGACAGCCGGTCCGCGCTGCTCCAGCTGCGGGCCCGGCGGGCCGGGGCGGCGGCCGTGCCTCCCGAGGTGCTGGCCGCCGCCGGCCACGCGGTGCTGCTGGACTCGCTGGGCGACTGGGACTGGTGCGCCTGGGCGGACCACATGTTCACCAAGGGCCCCGACCACGAGGCCTACCAGCGCCACCGGGCCCTGGCCGACCGGCTGGTCCGCCCGGGGGACGTGCCCGGCGACACCGCCCGCACCGTCGCCGCCGGGCTCGGCGTCCCGGCGCTCGCCGAACTGTGGGCCGACGCCCCCGAGGCGCGGGCCTACGGGAAGCTGGTGCTCGCCGCCGACGAGGCCGACCGCGACGAGGCGGTGCTCTCGCTGCTGCACATGCGGCACAACCGGCTGTTCGGCATCGACGCGGCGGCGGAGGCCCGCGGCTACGCGGTGCTGCGCGGGGCCGCCCGTACCCATGTCGCCCGCCGGGACCACGAGGCCCGGTCGTCCGCCAGGAGGGCCCGATGA
- a CDS encoding lanthionine synthetase C family protein translates to MTAPQPGTGSPVAAPPATAPATAPATEPAVTGLRERAGQVSELILDKLADPAATMAATRIPAEASDDGEGEGIWAEMTLGSGSPGLAIAFSGAARPGTDRTARAHAYLAVATRAAGTGDTAPSGIFKGPGALAFAVLLAHRATGGYVSALQRLDGYQRELVRTALPAVPRNSPLPTIGHYELVRGMTGVGRYLLARAGSCGEELETVLAYLVRLAQGEVEHRGHKVPRWWALDAPRIGAEHRLPDGHLNLGLSHGVAGPLALLSAAWRQGVRVPGQQEAIESAAGLLTRWAVRDEHGVFWPPHLSLDEWRAGPGAFAAPAGWPSWCYGAPGVSRGLQLAGVALDRTDWTGTAKESVARLLALPMERWGINDHALCHGWAGALHQLGRLNEHIGDERIEELRDRIAARLVGDFDPELPFGHRFTMTKVPFGTDVSGYLDGAAGVALALDSYSVGGTPSDWDMPLLLS, encoded by the coding sequence ATGACCGCACCGCAGCCCGGCACCGGGTCGCCCGTCGCCGCACCGCCCGCCACCGCACCGGCCACCGCACCGGCCACCGAGCCGGCCGTCACCGGCCTGCGCGAGCGCGCCGGGCAGGTCTCGGAGCTGATCCTCGACAAGCTGGCCGACCCCGCCGCCACCATGGCCGCGACCCGGATTCCGGCCGAGGCGTCCGACGACGGCGAGGGCGAGGGGATCTGGGCCGAGATGACCCTCGGCAGCGGCAGCCCCGGCCTGGCCATCGCCTTCAGCGGCGCGGCCCGCCCTGGCACCGACCGCACCGCCCGCGCGCACGCCTACCTCGCGGTCGCCACCCGGGCCGCAGGCACCGGGGACACCGCCCCGAGCGGCATCTTCAAGGGGCCCGGCGCCCTCGCCTTCGCCGTACTGCTCGCCCACCGGGCCACGGGCGGCTACGTCTCCGCGCTCCAGCGCCTGGACGGGTACCAGCGCGAACTGGTGCGCACCGCGCTGCCCGCCGTCCCGCGGAACTCCCCGCTGCCCACCATCGGCCACTACGAACTGGTGCGCGGCATGACGGGCGTGGGCCGCTACCTGCTGGCCCGCGCCGGGAGCTGCGGCGAGGAGCTGGAGACCGTACTGGCCTATCTGGTCCGCCTCGCGCAGGGCGAGGTGGAGCACCGGGGCCACAAGGTGCCGCGGTGGTGGGCCCTGGACGCGCCCCGGATCGGCGCGGAGCACCGGCTGCCCGACGGACACCTCAACCTCGGGCTGTCGCACGGCGTCGCGGGGCCGCTGGCCCTGCTGTCGGCCGCCTGGCGCCAAGGGGTCCGCGTGCCGGGCCAGCAGGAGGCCATCGAGTCGGCCGCCGGGCTGCTCACGCGGTGGGCGGTGCGCGACGAGCACGGGGTGTTCTGGCCCCCGCACCTGAGCCTGGACGAATGGCGGGCCGGGCCCGGGGCCTTCGCCGCGCCCGCCGGATGGCCCTCCTGGTGCTACGGCGCCCCCGGGGTCTCCCGCGGGCTCCAGCTGGCGGGCGTGGCGCTGGACCGCACGGACTGGACCGGTACGGCGAAGGAGTCCGTGGCCCGGCTGCTGGCCCTGCCCATGGAGCGGTGGGGCATCAACGACCACGCCCTGTGCCACGGCTGGGCGGGCGCCCTGCACCAGCTCGGCCGGCTGAACGAGCACATCGGCGACGAACGGATCGAGGAGCTGCGCGACCGGATCGCGGCCCGGCTGGTCGGGGACTTCGATCCGGAGCTGCCCTTCGGCCACCGCTTCACCATGACGAAGGTGCCGTTCGGGACGGACGTCTCCGGGTACCTCGACGGGGCGGCGGGCGTGGCCCTGGCCCTGGACTCGTACTCCGTCGGGGGCACGCCCTCGGACTGGGACATGCCGCTGCTGCTGTCCTGA
- the glmS gene encoding glutamine--fructose-6-phosphate transaminase (isomerizing) — protein sequence MCGIVGYVGGQSAQDVVVAGLKRLEYRGYDSAGIAVLADGGLAATKRAGKLVNLEKALVEAPLPAGSTGIGHTRWATHGAPTDANAHPHLDNAGRVAVVHNGIIENFAVLRAELADRGHDLASETDTEVVAHLLAEAFSSCADPAEAMRQVCRRLEGAFTLVAVHADAPEVVVGARRNSPLVVGVGEDEAFLASDVAAFIAHTRSAIELGQDQVVELRREGVTVTDFDGRPAEVRKYHVDWDVSAAEKGGHDSFMLKEIAEQPRAVADTLLGRTDGEGSLRLDEVRIPPHELREVDKVVVVACGTAFHAGMIAKYAIEHWARVPCETELASEFRYRDPILDPRTLVVAISQSGETMDTLMAVRHAREQGAKVLAICNTNGSTIPRESDAVLYTHAGPEVAVASTKAFLTQLVACYLVALYLGQVRGTKWGDEIRTVVRQLSEFPGAVERVLGTMGPVRELARSLATHDTVLFLGRHVGYPVALEGALKLKELAYMHAEGFAAGELKHGPIALVEAGLPVVVVVPSPRGRSVLHDKIVSNIQEIRARGARTVVIAEEGDEAVVPYADHLIRIPVAPTLLQPLVSTVPLQVFACELARARGNDVDQPRNLAKSVTVE from the coding sequence ATGTGCGGAATCGTCGGTTACGTCGGTGGGCAGTCGGCGCAGGACGTCGTCGTGGCGGGTCTCAAGCGCCTCGAATACCGGGGCTACGACTCGGCGGGCATCGCCGTCCTCGCGGACGGCGGCCTGGCCGCGACGAAGCGGGCCGGAAAACTCGTCAATCTGGAGAAGGCGCTGGTCGAGGCGCCGCTCCCGGCCGGGAGCACGGGGATCGGGCACACCCGATGGGCCACCCACGGCGCGCCCACCGACGCCAACGCCCACCCGCACCTGGACAACGCGGGACGCGTCGCCGTCGTGCACAACGGGATCATCGAGAACTTCGCCGTCCTGCGCGCCGAACTCGCCGACCGCGGCCACGACCTGGCCTCCGAGACCGACACCGAGGTCGTCGCCCACCTGCTGGCCGAGGCGTTCTCCTCCTGCGCGGACCCGGCGGAGGCGATGCGGCAGGTCTGCCGCCGGCTGGAGGGCGCGTTCACCCTCGTGGCCGTGCACGCCGACGCGCCCGAGGTGGTCGTCGGGGCCCGGCGCAACTCGCCGCTCGTGGTGGGGGTGGGGGAGGACGAGGCGTTCCTGGCCTCCGACGTGGCCGCGTTCATCGCACACACCCGCTCCGCGATCGAACTGGGCCAGGACCAGGTGGTGGAGCTGCGCCGGGAGGGCGTCACCGTCACCGACTTCGACGGGCGCCCCGCCGAGGTCCGCAAGTACCACGTGGACTGGGACGTCTCCGCCGCCGAGAAGGGCGGCCACGACTCCTTCATGCTCAAGGAGATCGCCGAACAGCCCCGGGCCGTCGCCGACACACTGCTCGGGAGGACCGACGGCGAGGGCTCGCTCCGCCTCGACGAGGTGCGCATCCCGCCGCACGAGCTGCGGGAGGTCGACAAGGTCGTGGTCGTCGCCTGCGGCACGGCGTTCCACGCCGGGATGATCGCCAAGTACGCCATCGAGCACTGGGCCCGCGTCCCCTGCGAGACCGAGCTGGCCAGCGAGTTCCGCTACCGCGACCCGATCCTCGACCCCCGCACCCTGGTCGTCGCGATCTCCCAGTCCGGCGAGACGATGGACACCCTGATGGCCGTGCGGCACGCCCGCGAACAGGGCGCGAAGGTCCTGGCCATCTGCAACACCAACGGCTCCACGATCCCCCGCGAGTCCGACGCCGTGCTCTACACGCACGCCGGGCCCGAGGTCGCCGTCGCCTCCACCAAGGCCTTCCTCACCCAGCTGGTCGCCTGCTACCTCGTCGCCCTGTACCTCGGACAGGTCCGCGGCACGAAGTGGGGCGACGAGATCCGCACCGTCGTCCGCCAGCTCTCCGAGTTCCCCGGGGCGGTCGAACGGGTCCTGGGGACCATGGGGCCGGTGCGCGAACTCGCCCGCTCCCTCGCCACCCACGACACGGTGCTCTTCCTGGGCCGTCACGTCGGCTACCCGGTGGCCCTGGAAGGCGCGTTGAAGCTCAAGGAACTGGCGTACATGCACGCCGAGGGCTTCGCCGCGGGCGAGCTCAAGCACGGGCCGATCGCGCTCGTCGAGGCCGGGCTGCCGGTCGTCGTGGTGGTGCCCTCGCCGCGCGGCCGGTCGGTGCTGCACGACAAGATCGTGTCGAACATCCAGGAGATCCGGGCCCGCGGCGCCCGCACCGTCGTCATCGCCGAGGAGGGCGACGAGGCGGTCGTCCCGTACGCCGACCACCTGATCCGGATTCCCGTTGCGCCTACGCTGCTTCAGCCGCTGGTGTCCACCGTGCCGCTGCAGGTCTTCGCCTGCGAACTGGCCCGGGCCCGCGGCAACGACGTGGACCAGCCGCGCAATCTGGCGAAGTCCGTGACCGTGGAGTAG
- a CDS encoding holo-ACP synthase, translating to MIIGVGIDVAEIERFDAALRRTPQMAERLFVESELLLPSGDRRGIASLAARFAAKEALAKALGAPGGLLWTDAEVYVEDSGRPRLRVCGTVAARADELGVRHWHVSLSHDAGVASAVVIAEG from the coding sequence GTGATCATCGGGGTCGGGATCGACGTGGCCGAGATCGAACGGTTCGACGCGGCGCTGCGGCGCACACCGCAGATGGCCGAACGGCTCTTCGTCGAGAGCGAGTTGCTGCTGCCCAGTGGTGACCGGCGGGGCATCGCCTCGCTCGCCGCCCGGTTCGCCGCGAAGGAGGCCCTGGCGAAGGCGCTCGGCGCGCCGGGCGGGCTGCTCTGGACGGACGCCGAGGTGTACGTCGAGGACAGCGGCCGGCCCCGGCTGCGGGTGTGCGGCACGGTCGCCGCCCGCGCGGACGAGCTGGGCGTGCGGCACTGGCACGTCTCGCTCAGCCACGACGCGGGAGTGGCGTCGGCCGTGGTGATCGCGGAGGGTTGA
- a CDS encoding NAD(P)H-hydrate dehydratase: protein MRTAYSVETVRAAERALMARLPEGALMQRAAAGLAAACAEVLRRRGRVYGARIVLLVGSGDNGGDALYAGARLARRGAGVRAVLTAPGRAHAGGLAALLAAGGRVVDGPADGPGNGPADAAEGTQAATEDDAVAGAWGGHVDLVVDGITGIGGRGGLRPGAAALVRAFAATGAPLLAVDLPSGVEADTGEVLGDAVRADATVTFGTYKPGLLVDPAAGLAGALRLVDIGLGPELPAVPDLEALQYADVAALLPVPGGGSDKYRRGVVGVVAGSARYPGAAVLAVSGALRGGAGAVRYVGPGADAVIARHPETLVHPGPPSKAGRVQAWVVGPGLGDGAEAAGAVDDVLATEVPVLVDADGLRLLDAAAVRARTAPTVLTPHAGEAAALLGVAREEVEAGRLAAVRELAARHRATVLLKGSTTLVATGPGDAPVRVNPTGTAWLATAGSGDVLSGLIGSLLAGGLAPHDAASVGAHLHGLAARLAADGGPVAAQDVAEAIPAAWRDVRA from the coding sequence ATGCGTACCGCGTACAGCGTCGAGACCGTACGGGCCGCCGAGCGGGCCCTGATGGCCCGTCTCCCCGAGGGCGCCCTGATGCAACGCGCCGCCGCCGGGCTCGCGGCGGCCTGCGCCGAGGTGCTGCGGAGGCGCGGGCGGGTGTACGGGGCCCGGATCGTCCTCCTGGTGGGCAGCGGCGACAACGGGGGCGACGCGCTGTACGCGGGCGCCCGGCTGGCCCGCCGGGGCGCGGGCGTGCGCGCCGTGCTCACCGCGCCGGGCCGCGCCCACGCGGGCGGACTCGCCGCGCTGCTCGCGGCCGGCGGCCGGGTGGTGGACGGCCCGGCGGACGGACCGGGGAACGGCCCGGCGGACGCGGCGGAAGGTACCCAGGCCGCAACGGAGGACGACGCGGTGGCGGGCGCCTGGGGCGGGCACGTCGACCTCGTCGTGGACGGCATCACCGGCATCGGCGGACGCGGCGGGCTGCGCCCGGGGGCCGCCGCGCTCGTACGGGCCTTCGCGGCGACCGGCGCGCCCCTGCTCGCCGTGGACCTGCCCAGCGGGGTCGAGGCCGACACCGGCGAGGTGCTCGGCGACGCGGTGCGCGCCGACGCCACCGTCACCTTCGGCACGTACAAGCCGGGCCTGCTCGTCGACCCCGCCGCCGGACTCGCGGGCGCGCTGCGCCTCGTGGACATCGGGCTCGGGCCGGAGCTGCCCGCGGTGCCCGACCTGGAGGCGCTCCAGTACGCGGACGTCGCCGCGCTGCTGCCGGTGCCCGGCGGCGGGAGCGACAAGTACCGGCGCGGGGTCGTCGGCGTCGTCGCCGGTTCCGCCCGCTACCCCGGGGCGGCGGTGCTGGCCGTCTCCGGGGCGCTGCGCGGCGGCGCGGGGGCCGTGCGGTACGTCGGTCCGGGCGCCGACGCGGTGATCGCGCGCCACCCGGAGACGCTGGTGCACCCGGGGCCGCCGTCGAAGGCGGGCCGGGTCCAGGCGTGGGTCGTGGGGCCCGGCCTCGGCGACGGCGCGGAGGCCGCCGGGGCGGTGGACGACGTACTGGCCACCGAGGTTCCGGTGCTCGTCGACGCGGACGGGCTGCGGCTGCTCGACGCCGCCGCCGTGCGCGCCCGCACCGCGCCGACCGTCCTCACCCCGCACGCCGGGGAGGCCGCCGCACTGCTGGGCGTGGCGCGCGAGGAGGTCGAGGCGGGGCGGCTCGCCGCGGTGCGCGAACTGGCCGCCCGCCACCGCGCCACGGTCCTGCTCAAGGGCTCCACGACGCTGGTCGCCACCGGCCCCGGGGACGCCCCGGTACGGGTCAATCCGACCGGTACCGCCTGGCTGGCCACGGCCGGCAGCGGCGACGTCCTCTCCGGCCTGATCGGCTCCCTGCTGGCCGGGGGCCTGGCCCCGCACGACGCCGCGTCGGTCGGCGCCCATCTGCACGGACTGGCCGCCCGGCTCGCCGCCGACGGCGGCCCCGTCGCCGCGCAGGACGTCGCGGAGGCGATCCCGGCGGCGTGGCGGGACGTCCGGGCCTGA
- a CDS encoding DUF488 family protein: MGSSDEVRVRRVYEPKEDGDGTRVLVDRLWPRGESREKAAIDKWLKDITPSDELRDWYHEDRTATRYDEFVDRYRAELADPVHAAAVRELVELVREGGPVTLVTAVKDVPHSHVPVIVDHLEHELRRH, encoded by the coding sequence GTGGGCAGCAGCGACGAGGTGCGCGTACGCCGGGTGTACGAGCCGAAGGAGGACGGGGACGGCACCCGCGTCCTGGTCGACCGGCTCTGGCCGCGCGGCGAGTCCAGGGAGAAGGCGGCGATCGACAAGTGGCTCAAGGACATCACCCCGTCCGATGAGCTCCGCGACTGGTACCACGAGGACCGCACCGCCACCCGCTACGACGAGTTCGTCGACCGCTACCGCGCCGAACTGGCCGACCCCGTCCACGCGGCGGCCGTCCGGGAACTGGTCGAACTGGTCCGGGAGGGCGGCCCGGTGACCCTGGTCACAGCGGTCAAGGACGTACCGCACAGTCATGTCCCGGTCATCGTCGACCACCTGGAGCACGAACTGCGCCGCCACTGA